GACGCGGTGACCTCTCTCCTTCAAACGATGACAATTAATCAATGTGCCCTCTCTCAAAGTTTAGCACAACCCAATATGCCGACgcaagtggccgcaataagttgTGTCCAATGCGGAGGGAGCCATGCTGCAGAAATTTGCCCATCGAACTCATAGTCAGTGTTTGCTATCCAAAACAACCCTTACAGCAACACTTACAATCCAGGTTGGCAGAATCACCCTAACTTCAGTTGGGGAAGGAATCACAACCAGAGGGGCCAAAGTAACCATCAGAACAGTAATTCAAGGAGTCGAGGAAATCCTCCATCTTTTCACCAGAATCAGAATCAGAGTCATCAAAGGCAACCGCATAACCAACCGTCCTCATCGAATACCTCTGTGAATTCGTCATCATTGGAGTCCCTGCTGATGACTCAATCATGCGGTCATAGGAGTCTTCAATAAgaaacttggagatccaagtcGGGCAATTGGCAGCCAAGCTTCGCAACAAAACACCGGGAATGCTGCCAAGTAACTTAGAAGCCCCGAGATCTCATGGGAAGGAACAATATCCTTGATGACATTGCACAGGCAAGCTTGACCGCCTGCAGGGGTGTGAATTGCGGTAATCGTgagaaatttttctttcaatctgcatctctaaaatctatgtttaattgctttctttataGCTTTCCTTTACTGTTTTCTGCATCGCGTTATTTACTACTTTCTTAAAATAGCCTTTACtgctttatgaatttactttcaatttaattcaattgcgtTATTTCAATGCCTTGTTCAATTTACTTACTTTTCTGCATTAGTTGCATTGTTCTAAAATCTgtgtgaatgattgacttaaaagaaaatgaacaccgCAAATTCTTATCGACTTGCGTTGTTGATGAAACAAaacttagaaaataaataaattataaaataataataaactttaataaacatctggtatgcattgcaatgatgggtgcatcttgcaCTGATAAGATACACTTTGTGTCCATACTACTCAAATGCATTgcactgaggggtgtgttgcgtgCGTGTGTATTTtgtgcccgtccttagcaaaaacgCACTATGTCGCGGTAGTGTTGCActagtagaaataccgtgcaccTATCCTCCAGAAATAcgttgagttgaggggtgtgttccGCTAATGCATGTGTTGTTGTCCCtcctctgcaaatatgcatttgcattaacggatgcattgcgttaatctttaacCTTGTGCCCGTccgaataaaatacaaaagagaaattatttttgCAAGAGAGTAGTCCAATCACTTAGActtccaaggaaatgatgacttagtagacgaaaggacgtcctttTCTACTAATTCATAAATGCAAGAAGCGTGAAGGGCAGGCTTTTTAAGTACCTCGAAGCCTGCCACGCAGAATttgcgttgggcccatcaaggcccaacctataaattgcCTCCTCCTTCGTCTGAGGAAGTCTATTTGAATATTttgcaaaaaaagaaaaccctaagCAAATCCCCTGCATACCTAACCTTTGAAATTTCTTCCTAAGACCCAAAGAATTTTTCCGACTCTTCCACTCACCAAAACCATGGCCGAGCAGTACTCACATTCATCTTTCCTACCTTCTTCACCTTCCCCAGCCCAAGTCATCGTAAGGGAGGCGGCATTCCTCGCAGCAAGTCGTCGCCTCGCCGCCTAGCCGAAGCCTATCCAAAGAATTGTCGGAAAACCTCGACGAAAAATTTTCGTAGCCAAACTACTCCAAAACAGAGACGGGCCAAGCACAGAGAGTGCCCCACCCCCAGAACTTTCATCAGAAAgcgagaagaagagaagagacgaCAGAGAAGTGTTTGGGAGAATCCTAAGCAATATGGAAAAGGAAGGAGGGCTACCCAAACCTGGAGTTGTTAATCAGCCCTTGCCTTCGGAGGAGGAGATGGCGGAAGCTTCACGGAGAAGCGCCCTGGCCATTTCGGATCCTAAGGAAATTGTTCAAACTAAATCCTATGAGAGACCCATAAGGGTCGTTTGGAGGAGGTAGAAGCGAAGAAGCAGCCTAAGATGGCTAAAGggaataagaaaagaaaaaacaaaggtAAGCGggcagaagaagatgaagaggccTTGCCAAAAAAGgacaagaaagaaaagaagttgaGTGAGAAGAGGGAGCACAGGCGAGAAGAGAAGcgcctgaagaaggaagaaaagaggaagagggCGGAAAGCCCGGATGTTGATGGAGAATCCaccaccgcaagggtggaagAGGAGGTGTCAACGCAAGAAAAAGAATCAGCGCAACCTCAAgaggcatcaacgcatatcaggACAGTTGCGACTGAAGACCGAAAGGATTCGGACATTACCCCTCCAAAGCGACGTCACAAGAAGAATGTGCCGCAAGGGTCAACAAACGACCCATAATTTTGGGAAAGTCTAAcagaagagaaggaaaggagaaaaaaaaaataagaggaaaaacaagaaaagatgttACGAGCACAACAAATCATCGCAGCAGgcaatttgaaaagaaaactccAAGATGAGGAAGTGCGTCGTAACAACGCAATTTCggtagaagaaaagagaaaaaggctCGAGGATGAACAATGCATATTGCTGGCCTCGGagcaatttgaaaaagaaatgagagaagaagaagaggaagaaaagaagaagaaggaagagaaggagaaacaGCGCAAAGCAAATGTGCAGCGCATtagagagaataaaaaaaaaagaagttgtggaatgaagaagggaagaagaagatcagCATAAGGAACGGGAACGGAAACAAAGACACAAATCCCGCCTTGCATTGGCACAAGATAAGGCCAAAGTGAAAGTTGAAAGCAGTGAGCTTGTATTGACCAAACGGCGCCCatcaaagaagaaggaaaatgatgacatgatgatggaaatggggTTCTTTCCTACATCAAAGCCACTACCAGAtttaattacaagtgttgtgctGGAGCATGGGTGGGAGACATTCAGATAGTGCCCATTCATCATAATTTCAACGGTAGTGAGAGCTTTTTACAATGGACGACTTCATGGCACCAAAGATGCGGTGATCATGAAAGGGTGTATAGTGTCattcagcgcaagggacatcaacaAGTTATATAAGATGAAGGACATCCCGGATGCGCTGGATAACAAAATTATTAATGATCCCGAAGAAGAGCAAATGGAGGATGCACTGAGAATATTAACGCAACCATGGTCAATATTTGTGAAAGGCATTAAAACCCTTGCGTCCAAAAAACTGCTTCCGAAAGTGCGTCTTTGGGTTTACTTGGTGAAAAGGCGACTCATCCCTACATCGCATGACATAACagtttcaagggatcgagtaatggccgcatattgcataGCGTGCGGTATTCCAATCGATGTGGGCCAACTAATCGCAAAGCAAATTTGAGGTTTTTGTGGGCCGTGTGAGAGGCCAGTATTTCTTTCCATGGACGGTTTCAAGCTTATGCCTCTCTGTGGGTGTAGGTATTTAAGAGGAGCCAATGCCAAAAGTCCATGGTTTAATCAACACAAAGATCTTGATAATGCTTCTCAAGGACTCTCCTCATTACCCCGAGTTTCCACTTAAACGGCCCTTTATCGATTTGAATGCGCCGCAGCAGCCAAAGCCAAAGAAACAGCGCAAAGATGACAAAGGCAAGGGAAAAGTCCAAGAGCAATCAACACAAGACCAAAACTCTTGGACCCCTTACCTTTAGTTATTCACCCTCTAAGCCCACCAGTGAAACCCCTTTCCCCACTCCCTGAAAACTTTACAAATCTCCTCCTTGCTTTCGATTCACCCAACGCACTCCCAGCAATATCTTCCTCTCCTCCATCTCCACCGCATTTTTCTCCTCCATCACtgtatgttgatgacccacacagTTTAGGTGAAGGCACTTCTACTCAACCTCAAACCGTTGATGGTGAAACATCGCAGGcgcattgataacttgtagaaatacaagttatttatgccaccttatctagatattgcagccaaaagtaAGGTACTATGCGCTGATTGTAGGTAAATTAACTTAGTTTGTTAATAATTTCAAGTGCTTGCAAGAAAATCCACTAATGCCAAAAAATGGATAATACGGCGAATATTtgctctattttgcaggaaaacAAAAGTCACCACTTATCCCCAAGGCTTGAAAGAGTTTCATCAACGCATCCCTATCACCATTGCACACATAGAACATCAACGATTATACATTCATTAAAGAAATGACGCAATGTGATAGTCGATCCCGATCCTTATGACAACCACATGCGGTTATAAAAACAAACGCCGCATACAGACCAACGATTGAGTGATGCGAATGAGCAATGCAAGTATAGGAAATCATGACACGTGTGCAGCTAATGGTTGTGCacatttgacggtctgattgtataacagaaggaataaaatccctccatcttcgaaattccCAAAACCAGCAGTGGGGACCACTTGGCCGGAGtcaagcctataaataccccagaggattcaatgaaaaaaatatactaTTTGATCTGGGCGAAGTGCTGCAAGattaaaaagagagaagagCTTAGTTGAATGCTATCAAGTTAGATTTGGGAAGAATAAGAGATAAGGCCAAAAGTGTAATCTCTGTTCGATCAGTCATTATCCCCGAGCGAAGCTCTATTCAAGGACACTGCTACCGAAAGAGccagcctgagagggaagctcatctcACCATCCATTCATCCACAACTGGCCAGCAGACCTTCATCAATCAGTgaccaagacattggcacctgATTGTCCTCTTTCTACCCTTCTACGTATTTCATGTTCTTTATATCTTCTATTTCATTCATCATGTATCAGACTCAAAATAGAAATATTAGTAGTTTCGATATAATCCATTATTCATCTTCTGTCTATCATCGTGCACCCGCCATTCACCTTCTTCATTATGTGTTTATAATCTTTTGATAAGTATTATGAATGTCTAAAGGCTGAATGtaaattaaagttataaaatacgtttagctaaagcatgctggacggcatcttcacctgttagagaagaagtgaagatgtcattctgatctatcgagagaaggtcaagagagtgcgttaactaaagtgagtagtacttccagacatggaagcaaccttgtgttcattacgtcaGACTCTAGTTTTCATGCAGACATGCaggaaacgcggccgatcattGAAAGGTGTACACCAGAGAAAAATGGAACAGTATGTATAACTTTACTTTCATTGAGACCTTGCGATGATTTGTACACTTATCCGTCTTTTCTTTCCCTTCATAAGACTTATCGCCGCATACCATGTCCTTGAACAGCCTTCACAGCTAGCCTTCGTcttagcatcttgtacatgtaaCCTATATCGAatacatctagcttaggtttactatatttttattgctttcctttactttactgTTATTTTATTGCTTTTGTATATTACACACACAACTCAAAGAATTGATAAACTGGTCGCATAACATCATGAAAACACCACATTAAATTGGTACCGTatttccccgtgttcgacctcgaatcacaccgagaaacttgcgatggaattacacttgatttcatcgtaaggaaacttatgGCACAATAGGATATACTACCGAATTCTAGTAAATATCGCATAAACCTTAGTAGTATTGCATTGCATGCATCGAATATCATTCCTATCAGTCAATAATACATCAATAAATATGCGTTAATGTGGCATAACACGGAATCAAATTTTACTGCAACACGCATCCCATCACCTCAACCCTTGCTACTGACCTAGCAGAGATgcgttctcttctctctcatcaACAAAAATTCTTCTGCCAAAAAATAACAGAGTTACAAGAGAGCCACACAAAGGTTCAACGCAGTATTGCAATGACACAACAATTTTTTATCAACATTTAGCGCAATATCTTTACGATCCACCTGAACCAAAGACAAATGgcagagcgcaaccatgagtactttatcTTTTTGACAGCCTatttacatggtcccatggtgcctccgcatttACAGCAACCTCtgcattttgaagaagctcctcgaGTTCCTCCGCAAAATCCTCCATCAGAGCCCCCGCCGCAACTCTAAATTTTTGGGTGTGCCACATTCTCAATAAATCTGCAATTTTTCGTTGtagtcattcttttattttattcattccaTTATTCTTATGTATGGAAGCTAtaccttgattttttttgtacatgcttaaattttgtgttgcgatgattgaaattctttgtatacatagttaattttaaaacaactgAGTAACTATTCTTTCACTATGCATTAGCCTCTTCACCTATCATcttttgtcaattattgcgatattccttgtcttttattttgcgttattaattgtgctgccatgatgagtagtatgcaTATCCTTAGCAAAAGTTCTCACACTTTGcactttctgactaacacttagacaattcataACAATAGCCTTGCTTTACCTTTTCTATTTCAAAACTCTGCtcaaccttcttttcaaaattttgactaagtgttttgtcttttctgtccaaaaaaACGCAATGAAgaccttgcacatctctaaatttgggggtggggaaggtctgagtagatgcGATCAAGCAGATACGGTCATTATcaggaaaatgcgttcattatcaaaaaaaaaatcataaaaactccaatgtcagcacaagggaaaatcccaacctgataagagttaagtcgtgaaaggaacctgctcatagttggatttTCGCAtgtcacccatgggagcaagtcaaaacgaaggtaggtttccaggatcgacgcaatatgaaaaaaaaaaaaagagagagagaaaataagaacaTAAGAGACAACTTCTTTGATCAGCAAAGTAAAACTTAGCTGACAATCAAAAGTTGAAGTTGAGTTTGgtacacaaccgtagttggatgctcgcatgacacccgtgggagtaagccaaaacgaagggtgtaatcattatcaacagtctctaataaaatgacgcAAACCAAACCACCACATAAAGACGCAACTAGTTgcttttgcaagaagaggtaaaaattcttctcaaaacaagaagggaatttttgggtagaggtttgttgtataaaagaataaaatagagcatgttgatgaattgttaaaggatagaagaaaattgcattgttaagtaatgttgtaaaggtggagcattcggagcaaccaatcgatgcaaagttaggataggaattgagtgAAATTGCCTgagttgaagatatgcttgaggataagcatatatctaaatttgggcgtgtgataacttgtagaaatacaagttatttatgctgttttatttagatattgtggcaaaaagagaggaaagttgcgtcgatagtataagaataggctgagaaatacgaaaattatgaaatgtcataaacgcacccactaacaccattgcgatggcaaaatagaatgtttcagtctctATTTTGCAGAAAATAGGTCACCACATGCGTTAATGGTTCGAAGGCAAAATGTAcaatgcatctacatcgcaagcacccatcaatcaagaacaaagagatgatcaacacaatgatggcgcatgcgacaattgatcaagatctttagcgatcaacgcatttcaaccgcatgcggtaataaaaaacaacaccgcatgcggagatagatcgaagatgtggAGAGCAACGCAATCGTGGgtgattctgacaagtgtataGCTTTTGTTGTGCAATTCTGACGTATTGACCGTGGAACATAAAGGAATTTTTCATTACGCCATTGTAGGAATTACCATAATTAGACAGTGAGGACCACAATTTCAAATAGCCAATGTCTTGACTATaaatagtttcctcaaattcaCTGATACATATACTAATACTGATACTCGGAGAGAGGCTAATCTAAAGAGACTTTACACGGGAGAactacgagacaaggctgaaaggtgAGTCTCCAAGTAATAAATTCTTCGGATTCCCGAAGCTGAAGCTCTATgcaaaaggtcaattctaccgggaaagcaaggctgagagggaagctttcctctccaccacatccATACGCTGGCAAGCACAAGTTTTCAATCGGGATTTGTGTTAAGACAttacactctttctgtatttgtttctattctctaattcatcttctgtgttcatcttttttaatccctcattcacaaacatgtatcaaacgcttaattttagaattaaatgttatcactgtcatcattatcatctttctgtctctttccatacatttatcatccattttccccatgatgtgttcttaatccccagAGTAAATAgcgagaattaagcgagtgagtcaATCTGTGTCAAgcaatcaattaagtttagctaaagcatgctcgacgacatcttcacttgtgagagcagaagtgaagatgttatttcgcctatcgagagaaggttggaagaatgtgttaactaaagcgagaattatttccagagatggaaacaaccatgcgttcatcacgttcatctctgtttcactgTAGACGTAagggaatgcggccgatcactaaaaggtgtacgccaagggaaagcggaaccttagttgcgtccttaacgcgATTGACAAAATTGCGATGTTTTTcctctttactctttctctttctgcttcattcataagacttgccatcgcattcatagattcttttgtacaacttcacagctaATCCTCGACCCCTGTATCCTGTATCATGTATTATACTAGTTTAggaatttattttatcaacccATTTTATTTACAACCCATTTTACTTTCAAcacaatttatatttctgtacaaaccaaaattctttattctttataagaacaggtcgcatataccacattagtatcgcatttaacaacaatccccgtgttcaaccttagatcattctgagaaacttgcgttggaattatacttggtttcagcgcaaggaaacttgtgacacgcactacttcatcgcatactacgagcatatcactatcaacgcgTACACTTATAACGTAGTATAGCATAAAATTTCTTTATTGCAAAGCACTTGAGTGCATACAGagcatcattcattcattcatcagcTCAATAAATAGATAACACTCCATTTTTATCctcacaagtttatggcaacatcaGCTTGTAGCATAATATCTATTATCACAATGCATAATAATCAATAGATaaagacaaaattcaaattttagttatcagtggtcctttgatttgtatgggtgcaagtggccaggtcgccgattcaaacgtaccattttggggattcgtctgatttgggagctgggaactcagctacacaagatgaaattcactccttccccgaggcaggggtaagtagatagatagctcccttaaaggctgaatttggggcttgaacaatgtggcgccacacaacttcgcttggcccgagaggtgttcacacatagttggactatgttctattgttcattagaggaatcagtggtacttaaggagtgagatgtaactacaggggcaaaatggtaaattggcccagctgtacttacgacaatctgtgaagggtcaacgtactcatgattggttatatccgatggaggcaaaaatatatctgtggtaagaagatttcagttgttggtctttagtggaatcactaacagttaacagatggtagatctcgtggctaaagagtttagtccgctattcacgtaccgttggagcttcgagccacaggtcccttaggtcccctgggtagcttggataaaagtcgataaccagtatttgggttaattttaaatattcatattgacaagagggagttcaattatatatgatataattggattggttaattatatatgatataatgggctaaatatatgagacacattattttggaggaaattagatataaatatgatttatatcaagtagaggagaaaatactatagtagatatgtgatatcaaactttaggatacaaatttaatatgattatattaattaattaattatatgattaattatatgataattaatcatttttccaCGTTCAGAAGTGGGTAGTGGGTAGCGCTGGTTATGGTAACCAATgggttaaaatgaaaagatttttcattttgaatggtgCAATTGATAGTCGTTCAATCGCCCAAAAGATTTCGTGAAGCGCACATTGGTGAAAGAAAACGATCGCTCAAGATCCTATACGATAATCgtttctccgcctaaacgatcgtccacctcgcgctaAATCATCGCACACTATTTCCTACACTATCGGATAACTTCTCTAAACgttcgtatagtgtgccgatttttctaaatgatcgtataccttttcctaaacgatcgttcagcaaattctacacgatcttgtagctcCTCTAGATGATAAGCATTTCTGTTATGCAATAGCGGCCTTcaccctcccacttgcttatcgacTACACGATTCATGTttcctccatcctctaccaaattcaccaaagcccaccctttggtttttcactctgagaatactcggggctcattagtggtggtgtcgtcctcgttGTTGCGTTTGTgttcgcgttgatcgtgctgCTACAGTCGACATTCCcgccgggtgttggtagatctctTGGAAGGTTTCTGTGCATTTAAGTTCTAAagtttgaagattgtcttcaactagtatggaacTCTGTCTTCTTGTTATTATCTTTGTTCGTAGCATGCtgttaattagagtttatttgcataactgtatgtgttgaatgtataatgttatattttggtcacggtgagatcggagcaatctgaacacgctcatgaaactctcggtatgagatccttcatttctaactagggttagaCCACTGGATCCCAAGCCCTCAttattccttgatttaaaagaaaatctatccccaaagaagtcggcatcatttaactcaatgatcacttggcttactagatcatagaacctctaggctttactatttaaggaTAGCTATAAAGACGCACTCATAAGCTCTACTAGCCAACTTTCTCCTTTCGAGTCtggaatccttacaaaggctagacaaccTCATGTTCTAAAATAAggcaagtttggtttcttattcttgagaatttcgtaaggtgaagttttGTGTTTAGACTTTGAGATCTATTTAGAACATAACACACTGTAAGaatgatttcaccccaccaataagacgcgGCTCCTAAATTAAGTAAAATGGAaactactagctcagctaaagttctattttttctttcggATTTTCCGTTCATTTCAAGAGAGTaaggtttattacaattaaagcagAGGAACTGTACCGTTTCTCCTGAAAGGGGTTTCTATTTTTTCTGTTGGTTTTGGTTGCTAGAGCCACGGTTctgacctttcctctttgtcTCTTTTGACTTTTTGTCAGGTTTTACCATGGCAAAGGCGGGTCTCCCAGGTATGATGTTCACCTCTTTGCCTCAATCCTTAGTCGGGTGATGAAACTTTCCAATAAGAACTGcttggtcttatgcctcaaagtgttcttaaaatccATCCACAAAGGGGACagtttattaataataatagcaACTTGGAATTATTCATCTAGAGTTataccttcagtaattatctcATGGGCTATCTTTTGGAGTTCATGGGACTAGGCCTCCAGTGATTTGTTATCCAtcatctggaacttgagataaTAGCTGACAGTATATTTCTTCGACCCGGCCTCCTCGGTGTCGTACTTCTTTTGCAGGGCATCCCAGACCTCTTTCGCTGTCTTCATTGTGctgtagtagtcatacagatcaccattcaaacattttaaaataaagttcttACATAGAAAATCTTTCTCCTCCCAATCAGTAGATTCTTTTATCTATTGTTTAGTAGGTTCTTCTAGAGGGACGATCGGCTTATCTCTGGTACAAATGTCAACAACTTTCTTAACAGTAAGAAAGAGCATCTTTTGCTTCCACTGTTTGAAGTTCGCTCCTTCGAACAGGAATGGACGGTTGAGGTCAAATGTTATAACATCATTGTTTCTAGTGAGAGCCATTAGTGATATGGCAGAATACGTCTTCAAATAGTTGTGAATGACAAGATCCTCAGATGATGAACAGGACAGTAGTAAACGATCAGGCCAGGGCGGTCGAGCAAAGAACGAAACCTGTAAAATAGAAGCttgttataggctgagtcaTGAAGCTCGcactctttaagacgtttcatGGCTCTGCCCAAGTATGCAAGTAGGTTAGAAATGTTGCCACATcctccccaggataaaacagcccgaaaagaaaattttatcgAAAATGCACCGTTACCAACCAGAATACGCACCCTTTCTGACTGACTACTCAGAAAACAGAAAACGAAATAGAGGGTAGGCAGAGGAGAGCCTTCAATGGAAGGATGGAAGGAAGAGTAATTGTGTGTTTCTGAACCGCTGAAGGCCACGCAGTATTGGCCTTCAGAGTGGAACTGTCACGTGAGAGAGAAACAAGTAGCCTCTGAACATGTGAGGGTGAACCGAAAAAAATGGTCGGATGATGCACGCACGGAagtgttggggttaatgccctaaagtctcatgtcctgtattttgtacgaatgcttgtgatgtataatatatgatatttacttcatttcttgactttgcacattggatgttttattttctttaccataaaccaataaactaaaatccctagtggtcattatataacttaagtatgtatgtggtaacaaacaagtggatcatgtcttaagtaacaACCagaagggtctatagtatatgaatataggaaggaaaccttatcctaataATGCTACAGATGCAGCCCGTTTTGGAATAGGTACAAGggtgtgacttgctacagatgatctgatccggATCATTCATGTGTGGACGTacaagcgggggcgtcctatataaagagtttgtataagacctgaccacgaagtgttaacgtctcgtcatataatcctgttcatgacaaagacttcactttactaagatgaccataggtaatatgacctcaatccggagtgagttgggaacttctaccattgagggcggtcctttgctTTGcttgggtgcgaatggccacagcgccgactcaaacctaccactttggggattcgtctgatttgggagttgggaagtcagctacacaagaagaagttcacttcttccccgaagcagaggtaagtagactcccttaagggttgatcttggggcttgaatgatgtggcaccacataccttctcatggcccgagaggtgttcacacatagtaggattatgttgtattgttcattagagggatcagtggtacttaagaagtataatgtaactacagaggcaaaacggtaaattagcctagttatacttacgagcatctgtgaagggtcatcatactgatgattggttatatccgatggacatagaaatatatctgtggtaagaagaatttagcagtcggtctttagtggaatgcctgacagttaacggatggtagatctcatggctaaagagtttagtcagttattcacgtaccattggagcttcgagtcagtTTGGTAGttagtttagtcagttatggcaagagttcataaggtccctttggtagcttagatataagttgagaatcagtttttagg
This DNA window, taken from Benincasa hispida cultivar B227 chromosome 6, ASM972705v1, whole genome shotgun sequence, encodes the following:
- the LOC120079168 gene encoding nucleolar protein 58-like, whose translation is MAKGNKKRKNKGKRAEEDEEALPKKDKKEKKLSEKREHRREEKRLKKEEKRKRAESPDVDGESTTARVEEEVSTQEKESAQPQEASTHIRTVATEDRKDSDITPPKRRHKKNVPQGSTNDP